Proteins from a genomic interval of Poecile atricapillus isolate bPoeAtr1 chromosome 1, bPoeAtr1.hap1, whole genome shotgun sequence:
- the KCNA4 gene encoding potassium voltage-gated channel subfamily A member 4, whose amino-acid sequence MEVAMVSADSSGCNTHMPYGYAAQARARERERLAQSRAAAAAAVAAATAAVEGGAAGGGGPYHHYHQEQSRGASSSHGGSASRGSLPHRQSGKRRKKGKKRSHHLGSRECGASFPCSELLPLSGSEERILKDLSEEEEEDEDEDEDDEEEGKLYYSDDYGEDEFSYSDQPPDDGGGPGGYSSVRYSEYECCERVVINVSGLRFETQLKTLAQFPETLLGDPAKRGRYFDPLRNEYFFDRNRPSFDAILYYYQSGGRLKRPVNVPFDIFSEEVKFYQLGEEAMLKFREDEGFVKEEEEKVLPENEFKRQVWLLFEYPESSSPARGIAIVSVLVILISIVIFCLETLPEFRDDKEFVMSLSLGKGLSNESLRLDAGEHTIFNDPFFIVETVCIIWFSFEFTVRCFACPSKAHFFKNVMNIIDIVSILPYFITLGTDLAQEQGSQQAMSFAILRIIRLVRVFRIFKLSRHSKGLQILGHTLRASMRELGLLIFFLFIGVILFSSAVYFAEADEPATHFQSIPDAFWWAVVTMTTVGYGDMKPITVGGKIVGSLCAIAGVLTIALPVPVIVSNFNYFYHRETENEEHTQMMQNAVSCPYLPTNLLKKFRSSSSSSTEDKSEYLEMEEGVKESLCVKETKSQDTGNSSESEKKNCVNSNSVETDV is encoded by the coding sequence ATGGAGGTGGCAATGGTGAGCGCAGACAGCTCTGGGTGCAACACCCACATGCCCTACGGATACGCGGCCCAGGCGCGGGCCCGGGAGCGAGAGCGGCTGGCGCAGTCCAGGGCTGCTGCGGccgcggcggtggcggcggccaCGGCGGCGGTGGAAGGTGGGGCAGCAGGTGGAGGAGGACCCTACCACCACTACCATCAGGAGCAGAGTCGCGGGGCGTCCTCCTCGCATGGTGGGAGCGCCTCGCGCGGCAGCCTGCCCCACCGCCAGAGTGgtaagaggaggaagaaggggaaaaagaggagcCACCACTTGGGAAGCAGGGAGTGTGGGGCCTCCTTCCCCTGTTCTGAGCTGCTGCCGCTCAGTGGTTCTGAGGAGAGGATACTGAAGGACTTgagtgaggaggaagaggaggatgaagatgaggatgaagacgatgaggaagaaggaaagctCTACTACAGTGATGACTATGGGGAGGATGAGTTTTCATACTCGGACCAGCCACCCGATGATGGTGGAGGCCCCGGGGGTTACAGCTCCGTCCGTTACAGCGAGTACGAGTGCTGTGAGCGTGTGGTGATCAACGTGTCGGGACTGCGGTTTGAGACCCAGCTGAAGACGTTAGCTCAGTTCCCGGAGACACTGCTGGGGGATCCAGCCAAGCGGGGGAGATACTTTGATCCTCTCAGGAACGAGTACTTCTTTGATAGGAACCGACCCAGCTTCGATGCCATCCTGTACTACTACCAGAGCGGCGGTCGGCTGAAGAGGCCGGTCAATGTGCCCTTTGACATCTTCTCTGAGGAGGTGAAGTTCTACCAACTTGGGGAGGAGGCCATGCTCAAGTTCAGGGAGGATGAAGGTTTTGtcaaagaggaagaggaaaaggttTTGCCGGAGAATGAGTTTAAGAGGCAGGTTTGGCTGCTCTTTGAGTACCCGGAAAGCTCCAGTCCAGCCAGAGGCATTGCCATTGTCTCTGTCTTGGTCATCTTGATTTCCATTGTCATCTTCTGTCTGGAGACTTTACCAGAGTTCAGAGATGACAAAGAATTCGTCATGTCCCTGAGCTTAGGGAAGGGGCTTTCCAATGAGTCTCTTCGCCTGGATGCTGGGGAGCACACCATCTTCAATGACCCTTTTTTCATTGTAGAGACTGTATGCATCATTTGGTTCTCCTTTGAGTTTACAGTGCGCTGCTTTGCATGTCCCAGCAAAGCACACTTCTTCAAGAACGTCATGAACATCATAGACATTGTGTCCATCTTGCCTTACTTCATCACCCTGGGCACGGACCTGGcgcaggagcagggcagtcaGCAGGCCATGTCTTTTGCCATCCTAAGGATCATTCGTCTGGTCAGGGTGTTTCGCATTTTCAAGCTCTCCAGGCACTCCAAGGGTTTGCAGATCCTGGGTCACACGCTCAGGGCCAGTATGAGGGAACTTGGCCTcctcatcttttttctttttatcggagtaattttgttttccagtgcTGTTTACTTCGCAGAAGCTGACGAGCCTGCCACCCATTTTCAAAGCATCCCAGATGCCTTTTGGTGGGCTGTGGTGACCATGACTACAGTCGGTTATGGGGACATGAAACCCATAACTGTGGGTGGGAAAATAGTcgggtccctgtgtgccattGCAGGAGTGTTAACCATTGCTTTACCAGTGCCAGTGATTGTCTCCAATTTTAACTATTTCTACCATAGAGAAACTGAGAATGAGGAACACACGCAGATGATGCAAAATGCGGTCAGTTGCCCTTACCTCCCAACAAATTTACTGAAGAAATTTAGAAGCTCATCATCTTCATCCACAGAGGATAAATCAGAGTATTTGGAGATGGAAGAAGGAGTTAAAGAATCTCTTTGTGTAAAGGAGACTAAAAGTCAGGACACGGGGAATAGCAGTGagtcagagaagaaaaactgtgTAAATTCAAATTCTGTGGAAACTGATGTGTAA